One Lentibacillus cibarius DNA window includes the following coding sequences:
- a CDS encoding MBL fold metallo-hydrolase yields the protein MDEEMYESEDSKVIPMTSITNGTGEAVAPDVFYYTDQIVNISFIGYPDSGEWVLVDAGLPKSADEIRYEAATRFGEDSRPSAIILTHGHFDHVGGLVELVQEWDVPVYAHEQEIPYLTGEKSYPEPDPGVEGGLLAKISKYYPNKPINLSSAVKPVPGLKEWQWIHTPGHSPGHVSFYRERDAMLLSGDAFITVRQDSFYNVLMQTSEVNGPPRYLTTDWEAAKKSVETLEALKPDTVVPGHGTAMQKEALQEGLKHLVETFDQTAKPDYGRYVEDTKYH from the coding sequence ATGGATGAAGAAATGTATGAGTCTGAAGACAGTAAAGTAATTCCAATGACATCTATTACTAATGGAACAGGTGAGGCGGTTGCTCCGGACGTGTTTTATTACACAGATCAAATCGTGAACATTAGTTTTATCGGATATCCGGATAGCGGGGAATGGGTGCTGGTGGATGCTGGATTACCCAAGTCCGCTGATGAAATCCGTTATGAAGCAGCCACGCGTTTTGGGGAGGATAGCAGACCATCAGCCATCATTCTAACGCACGGACATTTTGATCATGTGGGTGGGTTAGTTGAATTAGTACAGGAATGGGACGTGCCTGTCTATGCCCATGAACAAGAAATCCCATATTTGACTGGTGAAAAGAGCTATCCGGAACCTGATCCGGGCGTTGAGGGTGGTTTATTGGCGAAAATATCGAAATACTATCCAAACAAACCAATTAACCTAAGCAGTGCTGTAAAACCTGTTCCGGGGTTGAAGGAATGGCAGTGGATTCATACGCCAGGACATTCGCCCGGCCATGTTTCATTTTACCGTGAACGAGATGCCATGTTGCTTTCGGGTGATGCGTTCATTACGGTAAGGCAGGACTCATTTTATAACGTACTCATGCAAACGAGTGAAGTGAATGGCCCGCCACGGTATTTGACAACTGATTGGGAGGCCGCTAAAAAGTCGGTTGAGACATTGGAAGCCTTAAAGCCTGATACGGTAGTTCCGGGTCATGGGACTGCTATGCAAAAAGAGGCATTACAAGAAGGGCTAAAGCACCTTGTCGAAACATTTGACCAAACGGCAAAACCGGATTATGGACGCTATGTTGAAGACACAAAGTATCACTAA